The region AGGTCATTTTTATGACCTCTGCCTTCCTTGTTAACGGAAGATGTTCCTGTGAATTTTACAGGTGAACGCTGTTTTTGAAAAGAAGGTACCCTTCATCGAAGGCCTGGGAGTTGAGCTGTTTCGTTCCTTCAGGCACTTTGCCGAGAATCGCCTTCTTGATCGATTCGGGCTTTGCGATCTTCTCAAGTTCGAGAACCCTGGCGACCGCTCCGAGGGCAACCATGTTCGTGACGAGTTCTTTGCCGATTTTTTCACGGGCGGTCCGCACGATGGGAAGGTAATATACGTTGGCGTCCACCTGGGGGAAGCTGGTAACGAAGAAATCATCGTAGATGATTCTGCCTCCCGGAAGTGTTTCTCCGGCGTATTCCTCCGCGGCCTGCTGGGTCAGGATGACCTGCAGATTCGGCTTGATCGCCTTGGGATAGTCTATGGGCTCGGTGGAGATGATCACCTCGGCCTTGGACTTCCCGCCCCGGGCTTCCGGCCCGTAGGACTGGGACTGAACCACATGGAGGCCGTCCTCGAAAACGGACGCTGCCTCTCCGGCAATGACTGCGGCAAGGATTACGCCCTGGCCGCCGGAACCCGCAAATCGGATTTCATATCTTCCTGCCATTTCACTTCCCCCTTACGTTTTCGATCAAGGCGAGGTACTGGTCCGTATATTCGGGGACATCCTTGTTGACGAATTCTCCGGTGACGATCTTTCCGGCAAGCTCCTCCGGGGACATATCTTTCGCCTTTGCGAGGGGAACGGAGTTGTTCTTGAAGTAGTTAACGTTGTCAATGGGGGTCCTCCGGTTGTTTTTCCTTCCGAACGTGGTATGGCAGTGGGTCAGTATTTCCACCACGGAGAATCCCTTCTTCTGGATTCCGTTCAGGATGAACTGTTCGGTCTGCTTGGGGTTGGCGATGGTGGAACGGGCGACGTAGGCTGCCCCTGCTCCCTCAGCAAGCTTGCAGATGTCGAAGGAAGGATCGATGACGCCGTAGGGGGTGGTGGTTGCCATGCTTCCCGCCGGCGTGGTGGGAGAAGCCTGACCGCCGGTCATTCCGTAGATATTGTTGTTCATTACGATGGCCGTTATATCAATGTTCCGCCTGCAGGCGTGAATGAAGTGGTTGCCCCCGATGGCGGTGCAGTCTCCGTCACCCATGACGTCAATAACGGTAAGTTCCGGCTTTGCGAGCTTGATGCCCGTGGCGAAGCCGAGGGATCTTCCGTGGGTGGTGTGGACCGTGCATGCATCGATATAACCTGCCATACGGCTCGAACAGCCGATGCCGGATGCTATGACCGTCTGGCTTTTCTTTTTCTTGAGGGTAACCAGAGCCCTGAGGAGAGCATGCATGATTATGCCGTGCCCGCATCCCGGACACCAGATATGGGGGAAAAACCGTGTGCGCAGCCAGCTGAACACTTCCTGATTAGGCATAATCAG is a window of Aminivibrio pyruvatiphilus DNA encoding:
- a CDS encoding 2-oxoacid:acceptor oxidoreductase family protein, which produces MAGRYEIRFAGSGGQGVILAAVIAGEAASVFEDGLHVVQSQSYGPEARGGKSKAEVIISTEPIDYPKAIKPNLQVILTQQAAEEYAGETLPGGRIIYDDFFVTSFPQVDANVYYLPIVRTAREKIGKELVTNMVALGAVARVLELEKIAKPESIKKAILGKVPEGTKQLNSQAFDEGYLLFKNSVHL
- a CDS encoding 2-oxoacid:ferredoxin oxidoreductase subunit beta produces the protein MPNQEVFSWLRTRFFPHIWCPGCGHGIIMHALLRALVTLKKKKSQTVIASGIGCSSRMAGYIDACTVHTTHGRSLGFATGIKLAKPELTVIDVMGDGDCTAIGGNHFIHACRRNIDITAIVMNNNIYGMTGGQASPTTPAGSMATTTPYGVIDPSFDICKLAEGAGAAYVARSTIANPKQTEQFILNGIQKKGFSVVEILTHCHTTFGRKNNRRTPIDNVNYFKNNSVPLAKAKDMSPEELAGKIVTGEFVNKDVPEYTDQYLALIENVRGK